The following proteins are co-located in the Larimichthys crocea isolate SSNF chromosome XXIV, L_crocea_2.0, whole genome shotgun sequence genome:
- the LOC104936846 gene encoding voltage-dependent T-type calcium channel subunit alpha-1I isoform X2 produces the protein MVLLSCAVACMYKPYKEPSDLLKISERVTFIFFIVEMLIKMVALGLFGHRQSYLSNNWNKFDFLINSVHVVDYLLAFCGINWQISKPLEPLRLIGRIPSMRGLMKVLLDMAPMILNVFFLYVFIIIVFAIVGVQLWAGQLRNRCFLGEDIIGKYNVSISPYYKPKDKYVFICSPDGLHGARRCSNVPPYMQNGKVCSLAAPDHALAANHSLLTAGGVSADACVNWHMYYNVCRPGIHNPQRGAINFDNIGYAWLTTFQVVMLEGWTEIMFYVMDAYCFWSFIFFIPVTIMGSFIMMNVCAVVIVNQFSKSTQRDKGKPPAAAASIAWLCDKLASCLRVISSKYNSRRRSAEHPSDSGSMESSFMVHIWMPVKRRLECIVNSTLFNEVIVFAILFSVVTLAVEHHGQPKAFTRILQVTNLVFVIIFIVEVAMKLLVLSGAYFWDPNNVFDFFIVISSVWELIAKADSRLSILRAFRLLRFVRLVKSHPHLKRQLLVLKRTIEEAVVLCGLLLVGMLVFSLLGMQLFGNKFNFQTKDGVTFTDRKNFDTILWSMVTVFQILTPDHWNLVLYNGMAATSPWAALYFVGLILFGKNIILNILMGIVVESFQERRSSSALSSCADLTHLTPSGEGDNEENHAISGDCSPSGLRPSRSTEINTEEETDTNERSLSLIQRVLRWCKEHEDWSLYILSPQNRLRVCCQRVMSHTMFDHVVLCFILLNCITIAMERPGIAPKSVERQIIDTSCYVFSTIFMIEMFIKVLALGLVFGKESYCHSPWNTMDGLLVVLSLVHALVSLASSGMKKKLGILKVLRLLRALRPLRVIKRAPKLKLAVEALIASVKPIGNIVLICCTFFLFYGILGVQLFKGKFFYCAGKDTRNITSRSECLSANYQWVRKTYNFDNLPQGLLTLFVMFSKDNWVSIMHDGLDAVGVNKQPVQNYNEWMLLFFISFMAISFVLLDMFIGVMVETFYQCQQKQKIQNRLLQEEEAAMRGGEMQVQEPERPYYTHYSPMRRSIYDLCVSDFLDYFMTAIVFISVLMMAFEHYNEPEYIERFVEYSYYVFTAILVMEVLLKLVGFGVLRFFTIGWNLLDIVVALISVISIVLEKTFLKVLPFNPSILRVCRVLRLAQVLKAKKIRLLLKTIIKTIAQVENIILLFAFFFFIYAVLGVELFGRLSCSDDNPCYGLHRHANFKHFGMALLTLFQVCTGDNWSGIMKDTLRSCRPGDSGCLSYLHWVSPICFTSFVVMGQFVLANLVVAAIMQALEDSNELQSKTIYLPSQEGHDACLQDGEVDEEEENWFEATSSLK, from the exons ATGGTGCTACTCAGCTGTGCCGTCGCGTGCATGTACAAGCCCTATAAGGAGCCCTCAGACCTACTTAAG ATCTCGGAGCGTGTAACGTTCATCTTCTTCATAGTGGAGATGCTCATAAAGATGGTGGCCCTGGGACTCTTTGGTCATCGACAAAGTTACCTAAGCAACAATTGGAACAAGTTTGACTTCCTAATCAACTCTGTGCA TGTGGTAGATTATCTGCTGGCTTTCTGCGGCATCAACTGGCAGATCTCTAAACCGCTGGAGCCATTGCGTCTGATTGGTAGAATACCGA GTATGCGAGGCTTGATGAAAGTCCTCTTAGACATGGCGCCTATGATCTTAAATGTTTTCTTCCTCTAcgtcttcatcatcatcgtctttGCCATTGTGGGAGTCCAACTGTGGGCAGGGCAGCTTCGCAATCGCTGCTTCCTGGGAGAGGACATTATCGG GAAGTACAATGTGTCCATAAGTCCATACTACAAGCCCAAGGACAAATACGTGTTCATCTGTTCACCTGACGGCCTGCACGGGGCGCGGCGCTGCAGTAATGTACCACCTTACATGCAGAATGGGAAAGTCTGCTCACTGGCTGCTCCCGACCACGCTTTAGCTGCAAATCACTCCTTACTGACGGCCGGTGGTGTCAGTGCTGACGCGTGCGTTAACTGGCACATGTACTACAACGTCTGTCGCCCTGGGATTCACAACCCTCAGAGGGGAGCCATCAACTTCGATAACATCGGCTACGCCTGGTTGACCACATTccag GTTGTCATGCTGGAGGGATGGACAGagattatgttttatgtcatgGACGCTTATTGCTTTTGGAGTTTCATCTTTTTCATACCGGTCACCATT ATGGGCTCCTTCATCATGATGAACGTGTGCGCGGTCGTCATCGTCAACCAGTTCTCAAAAAGCACACAGAGGGATAAAGGAAagccgcctgctgctgctgcgtccATCGCATGGCTCTGTGACAAGTTGGCCTCCTGTCTGCGGGTCATCTCCTCTAAATACAACAG TAGGCGACGCAGCGCGGAGCATCCTAGCGACAGCGGCAGCATGGAGAGTTCCTTTATG GTTCACATCTGGATGCCGGTCAAGAGAAGACTGGAGTGCATCGTGAACAGTACACTGTTCAACGAAGTGATCGTGTTTGCCATTCTCTTCAGCGTGGTCACCTTGGCCGTAGAGCACCACGGGCAG CCTAAGGCGTTTACACGGATACTACAGGTCACTAACCTCGTCTTCGTCATCATATTTATTGTGGAAGTGGCCATGAAGCTGCTGGTACTCTCAGGAGCGTACTTCTGGGACCCAAACAAtgtctttgacttttttattgTCATCAGCAG tgtgtgggaGTTGATCGCTAAAGCCGACAGCAGGTTGTCCATTCTGCGTGCGTTTCGTCTGCTGCGGTTCGTGAGGCTGGTTAAATCCCACCCTCACCTGAAGAGACAGCTGCTTGTGCTGAAGAGGACCATAGAGGAGGCCGTCGTGCTCTGTGGGCTGCTGCTGGTCGGCATGTTGGTTTTTAG TTTGCTGGGTATGCAGCTGTTCGGGAATAAATTCAACTTCCAGACAAAGGATGGAGTCACCTTCACCGACCGAAAAAACTTTGACACCATACTCTGGTCCATGGTCACTGTGTTCCAG ATTTTGACCCCGGATCACTGGAATCTGGTGCTATACAACGGCATGGCCGCCACCTCCCCCTGGGCTGCTCTCTACTTTGTCGGACTCATTTTATTCGGAAAAAATATTATTCTTAATATACTTATGGGCATAGTGGTTGAGAGCTTCCAGGAAAGG CGCTCCAGTTCCGCTCTCTCTTCCTGCGCCGATCTGACTCACTTGACCCCTTCAGGGGAAGGCGACAATGAGGAAAAT CATGCCATCAGTGGAGACTGCTCTCCCTCTGGTCTTAGGCCCAGCAGATCTACTGAGATtaacacagaggaagagacggACACCAATGAG AGATCTTTGAGCCTGATACAAAGAGTGCTCCGCTGGTGCAAAGAGCATGAAGACTGGTCACTCTACATACTGTCTCCACAGAACAG GCTACGTGTCTGTTGCCAACGTGTGATGTCTCACACAATGTTTGACCACGTGGTTCTGTGCTTCATTCTCCTAAATTGTATCACCATTGCTATGGAGAGACCTGGAATAGCCCCTAAAAGTGTG GAGCGACAGATCATTGATACGTCCTGTTACGTGTTCTCCACCATCTTCATGATAGAGATGTTCATCAAG GTCCTGGCTCTCGGTTTGGTGTTTGGGAAGGAGAGCTACTGCCACTCTCCCTGGAATACCATGGATGGTCTGCTGGTGGTTCTCTCTTTAGTCCACGCCCTTGTGTCTCTGGCCAGCAGCGGCATGAAAAAAAAGCTGGGAATCCTGAAGGTTTTGCGCCTGCTGCGCGCACTTCGCCCACTGAG GGTTATTAAGCGAGCACCGAAACTGAAGCTGGCCGTGGAAGCTCTGATCGCCTCAGTTAAACCCATCGGGAACATCGTTCTCATCTGCTGCACTTTCTTCTTGTTCTATGGCATCCTCGGAGtgcag CTGTTTAAAGGGAAGTTCTTCTACTGTGCGGGTAAGGACACGAGAAACATCACCAGCAGGTCTGAGTGCCTGTCAGCCAACTATCAGTGGGTACGAAAGACGTACAACTTCGACAACCTGCCTCAG GGTCTGTTAACGTTGTTCGTAATGTTCTCTAAGGACAACTGGGTGAGCATCATGCATGACGGACTGGATGCTGTTGGAGTAAACAAACAG cCCGTGCAGAACTACAATGAGTGGATGCTTCTCTTTTTTATCTCCTTCATGGCCATAAGCTTCGTTCTGCTCGACATGTTCATCGGCGTGATGGTGGAAACCTTTTACCAGTGTCAGCAGAAgcaaaaaattcaaaatagaTTGTTACAAGAGGAGGAAGCGGCGATGAGAGGAGGTGAAATGCAGGTTCAGG agccCGAGCGGCCGTATTACACACACTACTCTCCCATGCGTCGGTCAATCTATGATCTGTGTGTCAGCGACTTCCTGGACTACTTCATGACAGCCATAGTTTTCATCAGTGTCTTGATGATGGCTTTCGAGCACTATAATGAACCTGAg tatatAGAGAGATTTGTAGAGTACTCCTATTATGTCTTCACCGCCATCCTGGTAATGGAGGTCCTGCTGAAGCTTGTGGGATTTGGCGTCCTGAGGTTCTTCACAATAGG gtggaATCTGCTGGACATTGTTGTCGCCTTGATTTCTGTCATCAGCATCGTTTTAGAAAAGACGTTTCTAAAAGTATTACCCTTTAAtcccagcatcctgagagtcTGCAGAGTACTCCGACTGGCACAAG TGCTGAAAGCCAAAAAGATCAGACTTCTGCTAAAAACCATCATCAAGACAATAGCACAG GTTGAAAATATTATTCTGCTCTTCGcgttcttcttctttatctaCGCTGTGCTGGGAGTGGAGCTCTTTGGCAGGCTTT CATGCAGTGATGATAACCCATGTTACGGTTTACACCGGCACGCCAACTTCAAGCATTTTGGGATGGCCCTGTTGACGCTCTTCCAAGTGTGCACCGGAGACAACTGGAGCGGGATTATGAAA GACACGTTGAGGTCGTGTCGTCCTGGTGACAGCGGCTGCCTGAGTTACCTGCACTGGGTCTCTCCCATCTGCTTCACCAGCTTTGTGGTCATGGGGCAGTTTGTGCTGGCCAACCTGGTGGTGGCAGCGATCATGCAAGCGCTGGAGGACAGCAACGAG TTACAGAGCAAGACCATTTACCTTCCGTCTCAGGAAGGACACGACGCCTGCCTCCAGGACGGTGAGGTggacgaggaagaagaaaactggTTTGAAGCCACTAGTTCCcttaaatga
- the LOC104936846 gene encoding voltage-dependent T-type calcium channel subunit alpha-1I isoform X1 has translation MVLLSCAVACMYKPYKEPSDLLKISERVTFIFFIVEMLIKMVALGLFGHRQSYLSNNWNKFDFLINSVHVVDYLLAFCGINWQISKPLEPLRLIGRIPSMRGLMKVLLDMAPMILNVFFLYVFIIIVFAIVGVQLWAGQLRNRCFLGEDIIGKYNVSISPYYKPKDKYVFICSPDGLHGARRCSNVPPYMQNGKVCSLAAPDHALAANHSLLTAGGVSADACVNWHMYYNVCRPGIHNPQRGAINFDNIGYAWLTTFQVVMLEGWTEIMFYVMDAYCFWSFIFFIPVTIMGSFIMMNVCAVVIVNQFSKSTQRDKGKPPAAAASIAWLCDKLASCLRVISSKYNSRRRSAEHPSDSGSMESSFMVHIWMPVKRRLECIVNSTLFNEVIVFAILFSVVTLAVEHHGQPKAFTRILQVTNLVFVIIFIVEVAMKLLVLSGAYFWDPNNVFDFFIVISSVWELIAKADSRLSILRAFRLLRFVRLVKSHPHLKRQLLVLKRTIEEAVVLCGLLLVGMLVFSLLGMQLFGNKFNFQTKDGVTFTDRKNFDTILWSMVTVFQILTPDHWNLVLYNGMAATSPWAALYFVGLILFGKNIILNILMGIVVESFQERRSSSALSSCADLTHLTPSGEGDNEENFQHAISGDCSPSGLRPSRSTEINTEEETDTNERSLSLIQRVLRWCKEHEDWSLYILSPQNRLRVCCQRVMSHTMFDHVVLCFILLNCITIAMERPGIAPKSVERQIIDTSCYVFSTIFMIEMFIKVLALGLVFGKESYCHSPWNTMDGLLVVLSLVHALVSLASSGMKKKLGILKVLRLLRALRPLRVIKRAPKLKLAVEALIASVKPIGNIVLICCTFFLFYGILGVQLFKGKFFYCAGKDTRNITSRSECLSANYQWVRKTYNFDNLPQGLLTLFVMFSKDNWVSIMHDGLDAVGVNKQPVQNYNEWMLLFFISFMAISFVLLDMFIGVMVETFYQCQQKQKIQNRLLQEEEAAMRGGEMQVQEPERPYYTHYSPMRRSIYDLCVSDFLDYFMTAIVFISVLMMAFEHYNEPEYIERFVEYSYYVFTAILVMEVLLKLVGFGVLRFFTIGWNLLDIVVALISVISIVLEKTFLKVLPFNPSILRVCRVLRLAQVLKAKKIRLLLKTIIKTIAQVENIILLFAFFFFIYAVLGVELFGRLSCSDDNPCYGLHRHANFKHFGMALLTLFQVCTGDNWSGIMKDTLRSCRPGDSGCLSYLHWVSPICFTSFVVMGQFVLANLVVAAIMQALEDSNELQSKTIYLPSQEGHDACLQDGEVDEEEENWFEATSSLK, from the exons ATGGTGCTACTCAGCTGTGCCGTCGCGTGCATGTACAAGCCCTATAAGGAGCCCTCAGACCTACTTAAG ATCTCGGAGCGTGTAACGTTCATCTTCTTCATAGTGGAGATGCTCATAAAGATGGTGGCCCTGGGACTCTTTGGTCATCGACAAAGTTACCTAAGCAACAATTGGAACAAGTTTGACTTCCTAATCAACTCTGTGCA TGTGGTAGATTATCTGCTGGCTTTCTGCGGCATCAACTGGCAGATCTCTAAACCGCTGGAGCCATTGCGTCTGATTGGTAGAATACCGA GTATGCGAGGCTTGATGAAAGTCCTCTTAGACATGGCGCCTATGATCTTAAATGTTTTCTTCCTCTAcgtcttcatcatcatcgtctttGCCATTGTGGGAGTCCAACTGTGGGCAGGGCAGCTTCGCAATCGCTGCTTCCTGGGAGAGGACATTATCGG GAAGTACAATGTGTCCATAAGTCCATACTACAAGCCCAAGGACAAATACGTGTTCATCTGTTCACCTGACGGCCTGCACGGGGCGCGGCGCTGCAGTAATGTACCACCTTACATGCAGAATGGGAAAGTCTGCTCACTGGCTGCTCCCGACCACGCTTTAGCTGCAAATCACTCCTTACTGACGGCCGGTGGTGTCAGTGCTGACGCGTGCGTTAACTGGCACATGTACTACAACGTCTGTCGCCCTGGGATTCACAACCCTCAGAGGGGAGCCATCAACTTCGATAACATCGGCTACGCCTGGTTGACCACATTccag GTTGTCATGCTGGAGGGATGGACAGagattatgttttatgtcatgGACGCTTATTGCTTTTGGAGTTTCATCTTTTTCATACCGGTCACCATT ATGGGCTCCTTCATCATGATGAACGTGTGCGCGGTCGTCATCGTCAACCAGTTCTCAAAAAGCACACAGAGGGATAAAGGAAagccgcctgctgctgctgcgtccATCGCATGGCTCTGTGACAAGTTGGCCTCCTGTCTGCGGGTCATCTCCTCTAAATACAACAG TAGGCGACGCAGCGCGGAGCATCCTAGCGACAGCGGCAGCATGGAGAGTTCCTTTATG GTTCACATCTGGATGCCGGTCAAGAGAAGACTGGAGTGCATCGTGAACAGTACACTGTTCAACGAAGTGATCGTGTTTGCCATTCTCTTCAGCGTGGTCACCTTGGCCGTAGAGCACCACGGGCAG CCTAAGGCGTTTACACGGATACTACAGGTCACTAACCTCGTCTTCGTCATCATATTTATTGTGGAAGTGGCCATGAAGCTGCTGGTACTCTCAGGAGCGTACTTCTGGGACCCAAACAAtgtctttgacttttttattgTCATCAGCAG tgtgtgggaGTTGATCGCTAAAGCCGACAGCAGGTTGTCCATTCTGCGTGCGTTTCGTCTGCTGCGGTTCGTGAGGCTGGTTAAATCCCACCCTCACCTGAAGAGACAGCTGCTTGTGCTGAAGAGGACCATAGAGGAGGCCGTCGTGCTCTGTGGGCTGCTGCTGGTCGGCATGTTGGTTTTTAG TTTGCTGGGTATGCAGCTGTTCGGGAATAAATTCAACTTCCAGACAAAGGATGGAGTCACCTTCACCGACCGAAAAAACTTTGACACCATACTCTGGTCCATGGTCACTGTGTTCCAG ATTTTGACCCCGGATCACTGGAATCTGGTGCTATACAACGGCATGGCCGCCACCTCCCCCTGGGCTGCTCTCTACTTTGTCGGACTCATTTTATTCGGAAAAAATATTATTCTTAATATACTTATGGGCATAGTGGTTGAGAGCTTCCAGGAAAGG CGCTCCAGTTCCGCTCTCTCTTCCTGCGCCGATCTGACTCACTTGACCCCTTCAGGGGAAGGCGACAATGAGGAAAAT TTCCAGCATGCCATCAGTGGAGACTGCTCTCCCTCTGGTCTTAGGCCCAGCAGATCTACTGAGATtaacacagaggaagagacggACACCAATGAG AGATCTTTGAGCCTGATACAAAGAGTGCTCCGCTGGTGCAAAGAGCATGAAGACTGGTCACTCTACATACTGTCTCCACAGAACAG GCTACGTGTCTGTTGCCAACGTGTGATGTCTCACACAATGTTTGACCACGTGGTTCTGTGCTTCATTCTCCTAAATTGTATCACCATTGCTATGGAGAGACCTGGAATAGCCCCTAAAAGTGTG GAGCGACAGATCATTGATACGTCCTGTTACGTGTTCTCCACCATCTTCATGATAGAGATGTTCATCAAG GTCCTGGCTCTCGGTTTGGTGTTTGGGAAGGAGAGCTACTGCCACTCTCCCTGGAATACCATGGATGGTCTGCTGGTGGTTCTCTCTTTAGTCCACGCCCTTGTGTCTCTGGCCAGCAGCGGCATGAAAAAAAAGCTGGGAATCCTGAAGGTTTTGCGCCTGCTGCGCGCACTTCGCCCACTGAG GGTTATTAAGCGAGCACCGAAACTGAAGCTGGCCGTGGAAGCTCTGATCGCCTCAGTTAAACCCATCGGGAACATCGTTCTCATCTGCTGCACTTTCTTCTTGTTCTATGGCATCCTCGGAGtgcag CTGTTTAAAGGGAAGTTCTTCTACTGTGCGGGTAAGGACACGAGAAACATCACCAGCAGGTCTGAGTGCCTGTCAGCCAACTATCAGTGGGTACGAAAGACGTACAACTTCGACAACCTGCCTCAG GGTCTGTTAACGTTGTTCGTAATGTTCTCTAAGGACAACTGGGTGAGCATCATGCATGACGGACTGGATGCTGTTGGAGTAAACAAACAG cCCGTGCAGAACTACAATGAGTGGATGCTTCTCTTTTTTATCTCCTTCATGGCCATAAGCTTCGTTCTGCTCGACATGTTCATCGGCGTGATGGTGGAAACCTTTTACCAGTGTCAGCAGAAgcaaaaaattcaaaatagaTTGTTACAAGAGGAGGAAGCGGCGATGAGAGGAGGTGAAATGCAGGTTCAGG agccCGAGCGGCCGTATTACACACACTACTCTCCCATGCGTCGGTCAATCTATGATCTGTGTGTCAGCGACTTCCTGGACTACTTCATGACAGCCATAGTTTTCATCAGTGTCTTGATGATGGCTTTCGAGCACTATAATGAACCTGAg tatatAGAGAGATTTGTAGAGTACTCCTATTATGTCTTCACCGCCATCCTGGTAATGGAGGTCCTGCTGAAGCTTGTGGGATTTGGCGTCCTGAGGTTCTTCACAATAGG gtggaATCTGCTGGACATTGTTGTCGCCTTGATTTCTGTCATCAGCATCGTTTTAGAAAAGACGTTTCTAAAAGTATTACCCTTTAAtcccagcatcctgagagtcTGCAGAGTACTCCGACTGGCACAAG TGCTGAAAGCCAAAAAGATCAGACTTCTGCTAAAAACCATCATCAAGACAATAGCACAG GTTGAAAATATTATTCTGCTCTTCGcgttcttcttctttatctaCGCTGTGCTGGGAGTGGAGCTCTTTGGCAGGCTTT CATGCAGTGATGATAACCCATGTTACGGTTTACACCGGCACGCCAACTTCAAGCATTTTGGGATGGCCCTGTTGACGCTCTTCCAAGTGTGCACCGGAGACAACTGGAGCGGGATTATGAAA GACACGTTGAGGTCGTGTCGTCCTGGTGACAGCGGCTGCCTGAGTTACCTGCACTGGGTCTCTCCCATCTGCTTCACCAGCTTTGTGGTCATGGGGCAGTTTGTGCTGGCCAACCTGGTGGTGGCAGCGATCATGCAAGCGCTGGAGGACAGCAACGAG TTACAGAGCAAGACCATTTACCTTCCGTCTCAGGAAGGACACGACGCCTGCCTCCAGGACGGTGAGGTggacgaggaagaagaaaactggTTTGAAGCCACTAGTTCCcttaaatga